In the Candidatus Thermoplasmatota archaeon genome, one interval contains:
- the radA gene encoding DNA repair and recombination protein RadA: MAQTAQKEDEDITNLPGVGPATADKLREAGYTDLMSIAVASPSDLSEAADLGEAVAVKIIQAARQAADVGGFETGDKIAERRETVGKLTTGAKALDELLGGGIETQSITEFYGEFGSGKTQIMHQLAVNVQRPKDEGGLDGEVVIIDTENTFRPERITQMAEGLEMNPKEVLSRIHVARAFNSHHQILLVDKASELAKTRPIRLLIVDSLTAHFRAEYVGRGTLADRQGKLNTFMHNILRFGDLNNAAIAVTNQVHAKPDAFFGDPTRPVGGHVVGHTATFRIYLRKSKGNKRVARLIDSPHLPEGEAVFSVLEEGVRD, encoded by the coding sequence ATGGCGCAGACGGCTCAGAAGGAAGACGAGGACATCACCAACCTGCCCGGGGTCGGCCCGGCCACCGCGGACAAGCTCCGCGAAGCGGGCTACACGGATCTCATGTCCATCGCCGTCGCGTCGCCGTCCGACCTCTCGGAGGCCGCGGACCTCGGCGAGGCCGTCGCGGTGAAGATCATCCAGGCCGCGCGCCAGGCCGCGGACGTCGGCGGCTTCGAGACCGGCGACAAGATCGCCGAACGGCGCGAGACCGTCGGCAAGCTCACGACGGGCGCGAAAGCGCTCGACGAGCTTCTGGGAGGCGGCATCGAGACGCAGAGCATCACCGAGTTCTACGGCGAATTCGGCTCGGGCAAGACGCAGATCATGCACCAGCTCGCCGTGAACGTGCAGCGCCCGAAGGACGAAGGCGGCCTCGACGGCGAGGTCGTCATCATCGACACCGAGAACACCTTCCGCCCCGAGCGCATCACGCAGATGGCCGAGGGCCTCGAGATGAATCCGAAGGAGGTCCTCTCGCGCATCCACGTCGCGCGCGCCTTCAACAGCCACCACCAGATCCTGCTCGTCGACAAGGCCTCGGAGCTCGCGAAGACGCGTCCGATCCGCCTCCTCATCGTCGACTCGCTCACGGCGCACTTCCGCGCGGAGTACGTCGGCCGCGGCACGCTCGCGGACCGGCAGGGCAAGCTCAACACCTTCATGCACAACATCCTGCGGTTCGGCGATCTCAACAACGCCGCGATCGCGGTCACCAACCAGGTGCACGCGAAGCCCGATGCCTTCTTCGGCGACCCGACGCGCCCGGTCGGAGGCCACGTCGTGGGCCACACCGCGACGTTCCGCATCTACCTCCGCAAGAGCAAGGGCAACAAGCGCGTCGCGCGCCTCATCGACTCGCCCCACCTGCCCGAGGGCGAGGCGGTCTTCAGCGTGCTCGAAGAAGGCGTCCGCGACTGA